The following proteins are encoded in a genomic region of Sphingopyxis sp. YF1:
- a CDS encoding GGDEF domain-containing protein, with amino-acid sequence MSGQLFISLLNPGIGVLLSVAFLLLWRHRRDQHYLLLAAWSYAAMAAGFLIQDLVPALPHELQRLPSNLAFLATGCLLVAATIGRYDLPVPWRTLAMLSTVATAIFLWFLLAMPSITGRILTISIGLGLIAAQIPLALRRAPRAHLIDHILFWVGVLSAANFLIRPLLIVALTGGFANYDGFQQSVYWTTVQFSQAMISVIFALSLMVAAAIDLTAELRQQAESDELSGLLNRRGFEAAAGRAVRACADDGRAAALLIADLDDFKAVNDTYGHAVGDAIIAAFGAHARATAPAGTIAGRIGGEEFALLLPGTAIEAARALAETIRTGLAAACTDRLPAGLRPTVSIGLAVAVPGAGLSRLMREADQALYAAKRAGRDRVRTFTPAAIDDPRIAAAS; translated from the coding sequence TTGTCGGGACAGCTTTTCATATCCCTGCTCAACCCGGGCATCGGCGTCCTGCTGTCGGTCGCCTTCCTGCTGCTGTGGCGCCACCGCCGCGACCAGCACTATCTGCTGCTCGCCGCGTGGAGCTATGCCGCGATGGCGGCGGGATTCCTGATCCAGGACCTGGTCCCCGCGCTGCCGCACGAGTTGCAGCGGCTGCCCTCGAACCTCGCCTTCCTCGCCACCGGCTGCCTGCTCGTCGCCGCGACGATCGGGCGCTACGACCTCCCCGTGCCGTGGCGGACGCTGGCAATGCTGTCGACGGTCGCGACGGCGATCTTCCTGTGGTTCCTGCTCGCCATGCCGAGCATCACCGGCCGCATCCTGACGATCAGCATCGGGCTCGGCCTCATCGCCGCGCAGATTCCGCTCGCGCTGCGCCGCGCGCCGCGCGCGCACCTGATCGACCATATCCTGTTCTGGGTCGGGGTGCTGTCGGCGGCCAATTTCCTGATCCGTCCGCTGCTGATCGTCGCGCTGACCGGCGGCTTCGCCAATTATGACGGGTTCCAGCAGTCGGTCTACTGGACCACGGTCCAGTTCAGCCAGGCGATGATCTCGGTGATCTTCGCGCTCAGCCTGATGGTCGCGGCGGCGATCGACCTGACCGCCGAGCTGCGCCAGCAGGCCGAAAGCGACGAGCTGTCGGGCCTGCTCAACCGCCGCGGTTTCGAAGCGGCGGCGGGCCGCGCGGTCCGCGCCTGCGCCGACGACGGGCGCGCCGCGGCGCTGCTGATCGCCGACCTCGACGATTTCAAGGCGGTCAACGACACCTATGGCCACGCCGTCGGCGATGCGATCATCGCCGCGTTCGGCGCGCACGCGCGCGCGACCGCCCCCGCGGGGACGATCGCGGGCCGCATCGGCGGCGAGGAATTCGCGCTGCTGTTGCCCGGCACCGCGATCGAGGCCGCACGCGCGCTGGCCGAGACGATCCGCACCGGCCTCGCCGCCGCGTGCACCGACCGGCTGCCCGCCGGGCTGCGCCCGACGGTGAGCATCGGGCTCGCGGTCGCGGTGCCTGGCGCGGGGCTGTCGCGCCTGATGCGCGAGGCCGACCAGGCGCTTTATGCCGCCAAACGCGCCGGGCGCGACCGCGTCCGCACCTTCACCCCCGCGGCAATCGACGACCCGCGCATCGCCGCCGCCTCCTGA
- a CDS encoding LacI family DNA-binding transcriptional regulator gives MVTAKMLRPTSFDVAERAGVSQSTVSRALRGSPGVNAETRARVSEAARALGYVVDRHASSLRLKSSETIALVTICRPGEDRSAINPFYFALLGSIAEATSARRFNLLVSFQEGPDNFRADFVASGLADAMIVIGTTSNDAAWDYFAQAQASGLDFVCWGSPGDPFHWMRSDNDAGGRLAAAHLVAQGRRRIAFIGPADSAQRQFDERREGLTAALADHGLAPIVWPAIPAADRHAQGVTGARELIAAHPDVDAIFAATDMLALGVLQGLKESGRRVPEDVALIGFDGIRAGTLADPALTTIEPDLEAAGEALVAMALEDDLHARDGTRVPVRLALRGTA, from the coding sequence ATGGTCACGGCCAAGATGCTGCGCCCGACATCGTTCGACGTCGCCGAGCGCGCGGGGGTGTCGCAATCGACCGTGTCGCGCGCGCTGCGCGGCAGCCCCGGGGTCAACGCCGAGACGCGCGCGCGCGTGTCGGAGGCGGCGCGTGCGCTCGGCTATGTCGTCGACCGCCACGCCTCCAGCCTGCGCCTGAAAAGCAGCGAGACGATCGCGCTCGTCACCATCTGCCGCCCCGGCGAGGATCGCAGCGCGATCAACCCCTTTTATTTCGCGCTGCTCGGCAGCATCGCCGAGGCGACCTCGGCGCGGCGCTTCAACCTGCTCGTCAGTTTCCAGGAAGGCCCCGACAACTTCCGCGCCGATTTCGTCGCCTCGGGGCTCGCCGACGCGATGATCGTCATCGGCACCACCAGCAACGACGCGGCGTGGGATTATTTTGCGCAGGCGCAGGCGTCGGGCCTCGACTTCGTGTGCTGGGGCAGCCCCGGCGATCCCTTCCACTGGATGCGCAGCGACAATGACGCGGGCGGCCGCCTTGCCGCCGCGCACCTGGTCGCGCAGGGACGCCGCCGCATCGCCTTCATCGGCCCCGCCGATTCGGCGCAGCGCCAGTTCGACGAGCGGCGCGAGGGGCTGACCGCCGCGCTCGCTGATCACGGGCTGGCGCCGATCGTCTGGCCCGCGATCCCCGCCGCCGACCGCCATGCGCAGGGCGTTACCGGCGCGCGTGAGCTGATCGCCGCGCACCCCGACGTCGACGCGATCTTCGCCGCGACCGACATGCTCGCGCTCGGCGTGCTGCAGGGCCTCAAGGAAAGCGGCCGCCGCGTGCCCGAGGATGTCGCGCTGATCGGTTTCGACGGCATCCGCGCCGGCACCCTCGCCGACCCGGCGCTCACGACGATCGAGCCCGACCTCGAGGCCGCGGGCGAAGCGCTCGTCGCGATGGCGCTCGAGGACGACCTGCATGCCCGCGACGGCACGCGCGTCCCCGTCCGGCTCGCGCTGCGCGGGACCGCCTGA
- a CDS encoding sulfotransferase family 2 domain-containing protein — protein sequence MSDPGRPLWIFLHVPKCGGTTLKAHLERHFTMDEQLVDFTHWGRSYRTRHGRPDFADRPAAERARAEVLAGHHLDLRIRQLVPGPREARFITVLRDPAERCVSLYNFRWSRGHAPDDFERWYEGWYRERQSDFMVRFFAETLYGADLPADPAQQLAMAQQMLGRCWFVTTTEHWNAGLDFLCDAMGIPAGWRRHRTADAASTLPESHPARDEALARRVTLDDALRARIHADSPGDVALVAWVRAHGWSAAD from the coding sequence ATGAGCGATCCCGGCCGCCCGCTCTGGATCTTCCTCCACGTGCCCAAATGCGGCGGCACGACGCTGAAGGCGCACCTCGAGCGCCATTTCACGATGGACGAGCAACTCGTCGACTTCACCCACTGGGGGCGCAGCTATCGCACAAGGCACGGCCGCCCCGACTTCGCCGACCGCCCCGCCGCCGAGCGCGCGCGCGCCGAGGTGCTGGCGGGGCACCACCTCGACCTGCGCATCCGCCAGCTTGTTCCCGGGCCGCGCGAGGCGCGCTTCATCACGGTGCTGCGCGACCCCGCCGAACGCTGCGTCTCGCTGTATAATTTCCGCTGGAGCCGGGGGCATGCGCCCGACGATTTCGAGCGCTGGTACGAGGGCTGGTATCGCGAGCGCCAATCGGACTTCATGGTGCGTTTCTTCGCCGAAACGCTCTATGGCGCCGACCTGCCCGCCGACCCCGCACAGCAACTGGCGATGGCGCAGCAGATGCTCGGCCGCTGCTGGTTCGTCACGACGACCGAACATTGGAACGCGGGGCTCGATTTCCTGTGCGACGCGATGGGCATTCCCGCCGGCTGGCGCCGCCACCGCACCGCCGACGCGGCCTCGACGCTCCCGGAGTCGCACCCGGCGCGCGACGAAGCGCTCGCGCGCCGCGTCACGCTCGACGACGCGCTGCGCGCGCGCATCCACGCCGATTCGCCGGGCGACGTCGCGCTGGTCGCATGGGTGCGCGCGCACGGCTGGTCCGCCGCCGATTGA
- a CDS encoding sulfotransferase — protein sequence MAAGAAMIAGAAGAVRRHLFLLAPNNSGSTFLAAALAGCARAWSLPREGQHVAGFHGPSSRGTGTRLLWAATPASIAAFRDPAAYDWTRTRRAWDFHARAAQADADTLVVASPPFLLIADALAAEFPGAAFLIMVRNPHAVAEGILRRAAAAGPVAPGDSLATAAARHIVAALAAQAANIAALGDRAAVFTYEEMCADPAAVAARIAALVPGFDDLDLARPRAVKGRYDEPLRDMNAEQIARLTPGEIADLDAVFDARRDLLAGFGYAAGAA from the coding sequence GTGGCTGCGGGCGCGGCGATGATCGCCGGCGCGGCGGGCGCGGTGCGGCGCCACCTCTTCCTGCTCGCGCCGAACAACAGCGGCTCGACCTTCCTTGCCGCCGCGCTCGCCGGCTGCGCGCGCGCCTGGTCGCTGCCGCGCGAGGGACAGCATGTCGCGGGTTTCCACGGCCCCAGCTCGCGCGGCACCGGCACCCGCCTGCTGTGGGCGGCGACCCCCGCGTCGATCGCCGCCTTTCGCGACCCCGCCGCCTATGACTGGACGCGCACCCGCCGCGCATGGGATTTCCACGCCCGCGCCGCGCAGGCCGACGCCGACACGCTCGTCGTCGCCTCGCCGCCCTTCCTGCTGATCGCCGACGCGCTCGCCGCCGAATTTCCGGGCGCCGCCTTCCTGATCATGGTCCGCAACCCCCATGCCGTCGCCGAGGGCATCCTGCGCCGCGCCGCCGCCGCGGGCCCCGTCGCGCCGGGCGACAGCCTCGCGACCGCCGCGGCGCGGCACATCGTCGCCGCGCTCGCCGCGCAGGCGGCGAATATCGCGGCGCTCGGCGACCGCGCCGCCGTCTTTACCTATGAAGAAATGTGCGCCGATCCCGCGGCGGTCGCGGCGCGTATCGCCGCGCTCGTGCCGGGCTTCGACGACCTCGACCTTGCCCGTCCGCGCGCGGTCAAGGGGCGCTATGACGAACCGCTGCGCGACATGAACGCCGAACAGATCGCGCGGCTGACCCCCGGCGAGATCGCCGACCTCGATGCCGTCTTCGATGCCCGGCGCGACCTGCTCGCCGGCTTCGGCTATGCCGCCGGCGCGGCATGA
- a CDS encoding glycosyltransferase encodes MSAATLVTVSSPDFRVGTEVMLASFLAANAWFDGEILILHSRLTAADEAALAAAFPRLSCRRASPRLAAAIDTLVAAHPHLATRRDRFLSLETLLLPPGGKALFCDSDMLFRGDIAPLLAIDAPLVAAPDAAMLRGNVRAPGTLAEVAPADGARAASFNAGLLVHDPAAAGAATADALWPLLDPEAWSRIASQHTDQAVWNLLLRDRVHLVGTEFNLMMTHRRTSFAHEPVAVDAARVLHFNGPAKPWRPDRHADAIARDPAYAEAFDLWIAARAAWLRARR; translated from the coding sequence GTGAGCGCCGCGACGCTCGTCACCGTCTCATCGCCCGACTTCCGCGTCGGGACCGAGGTGATGCTGGCGAGCTTCCTCGCCGCCAACGCCTGGTTCGACGGCGAGATACTGATCCTCCACAGCCGGCTGACCGCCGCCGACGAAGCCGCGCTCGCCGCCGCCTTCCCGCGCCTGTCGTGCCGCCGCGCGAGCCCGCGGCTCGCCGCCGCGATCGACACGCTCGTCGCCGCACACCCACATCTCGCCACGCGCCGCGACCGCTTCCTCAGCCTCGAGACGCTGCTGCTTCCGCCCGGCGGCAAGGCGCTCTTCTGCGACAGCGACATGCTGTTCCGCGGCGACATCGCGCCGCTGCTCGCGATCGACGCGCCGCTCGTCGCCGCACCCGACGCCGCGATGCTGCGCGGCAATGTCCGCGCCCCCGGCACGCTCGCCGAGGTCGCGCCGGCCGACGGCGCGCGCGCCGCGAGCTTCAACGCCGGGCTGCTCGTCCACGACCCCGCCGCCGCGGGCGCCGCGACGGCCGACGCGCTCTGGCCGCTGCTCGATCCCGAAGCCTGGTCGCGCATCGCGTCGCAGCACACCGACCAGGCCGTGTGGAACCTGCTGCTGCGCGACCGCGTCCACCTTGTCGGCACCGAATTCAACCTGATGATGACGCACCGCCGGACGAGCTTCGCGCACGAGCCGGTGGCGGTCGATGCCGCGCGCGTCCTACATTTCAACGGCCCCGCCAAGCCGTGGCGCCCCGACCGCCACGCCGACGCGATCGCGCGCGACCCCGCCTATGCCGAGGCGTTCGACCTGTGGATCGCGGCGCGCGCCGCGTGGCTGCGGGCGCGGCGATGA
- a CDS encoding sulfotransferase family protein — MSFRDVEPFLLPGQWDRMTSFAVVRSPFDRFLSFARFAWRGGDAMTRDPLGTMKAALTDPARRDHILLRPQHEFVCDAEGRVRTTLLLRHESLAAEMVRLSAALGAPLAPLEAVNVSPETPGAVLDAELAELIRTRYARDFALFGYDPAAAP, encoded by the coding sequence TTGTCGTTTCGCGACGTCGAACCCTTCCTTCTGCCCGGGCAGTGGGACCGCATGACGAGCTTCGCGGTCGTCCGCTCGCCCTTCGACCGCTTCCTCTCCTTCGCGCGCTTCGCGTGGCGCGGCGGCGACGCGATGACGCGCGACCCGCTCGGCACGATGAAGGCGGCGCTCACCGACCCCGCGCGCCGCGACCATATCCTGCTGCGCCCGCAGCATGAATTCGTCTGCGACGCCGAGGGCCGCGTCCGCACGACGCTCCTCCTCCGCCACGAAAGCCTCGCGGCGGAGATGGTGCGCCTGTCGGCGGCGCTCGGCGCCCCGCTGGCGCCGCTCGAAGCGGTCAATGTCTCGCCCGAAACCCCGGGCGCCGTGCTCGACGCCGAACTCGCCGAGCTGATCCGCACCCGCTATGCGCGCGACTTCGCGCTGTTCGGCTACGACCCCGCGGCGGCGCCGTGA
- a CDS encoding asparagine synthase-related protein has translation MHRFCGIIDRRGIRAGENFIAEALSADAAILTGGEARFAALATTGSITSRGALHVDDRLILVADARIDGQAELRAALAEDAPDVGAPATALIAAAWRRWGVDCPLHLYGDYAFALHDLHSGDGFAARDHVGARPFFYALADDRLAFASDPAALLALPDIPLDFDEEFVASTLIHRTFEPLGRSFIRAMRRLEPGHYLHVSNGHARIDRWWGPESIAVDNTAGDAETIARYRMLVTQAVTDRMAGATSFAVHLSGGLDSSLIAALAVPELRARGLADPRGYSWHLVDPDAVPDTEPGWSESIRERLGLELHAPALSIEEIAALFAQDWTRGPDIRNLLHEGAIQRDAAAQGTEVILSGWGGDEGASFNGRGYHPWLFATGRWRTLYRDRGAPGIKAGLRTIYHAGRRLIREFRPELPLRWRARAGKSLIDRGFLRQTRLLPIPRLREFGVRRTQHDLLRYSSTTARLEDWAISGAAHGIDYRFPLLDRRLLEFLYTLPPRMFRRGPMRRWLIRQASEGLLPDLVRLNNSKKEPLRVAWIEKAMGEAIARIADRLDAAPTPPTRARYIDMEALRARLADTRRTGTNRDAALRIAIQFLDIPTDPAAPKP, from the coding sequence ATGCATCGGTTTTGCGGCATCATTGACCGGCGCGGAATCCGAGCGGGCGAGAATTTCATCGCCGAAGCGCTCAGCGCTGACGCCGCGATCCTGACTGGCGGCGAAGCACGCTTCGCAGCACTGGCGACGACGGGGTCGATCACATCGCGCGGCGCGCTCCATGTCGACGACAGACTGATTCTCGTGGCCGACGCGCGCATTGATGGCCAAGCCGAATTGCGCGCCGCGCTCGCCGAAGACGCACCGGACGTCGGCGCACCCGCGACCGCACTCATCGCTGCCGCATGGCGCCGTTGGGGCGTCGACTGCCCCTTGCATCTCTACGGTGACTACGCCTTCGCACTGCACGACCTGCACAGCGGTGACGGCTTCGCAGCGCGCGACCATGTCGGCGCGCGCCCTTTCTTCTACGCCCTCGCCGACGACCGTCTCGCCTTCGCGAGCGACCCAGCGGCGTTGCTGGCGCTTCCCGACATTCCCCTCGATTTCGATGAAGAATTCGTAGCATCAACCTTGATCCATCGCACCTTCGAACCGCTCGGCCGCAGCTTCATCCGTGCCATGCGCCGCCTCGAGCCCGGTCATTACCTTCATGTTTCGAACGGTCACGCGCGGATTGACCGCTGGTGGGGGCCCGAAAGCATTGCGGTCGACAACACCGCCGGCGATGCCGAAACCATCGCGCGCTACCGCATGTTGGTTACCCAGGCGGTGACCGACCGTATGGCCGGCGCAACCAGCTTTGCCGTCCATCTCAGTGGCGGCCTCGATTCCTCGCTCATTGCGGCGCTAGCGGTTCCCGAACTGCGCGCGCGCGGACTTGCCGATCCGCGCGGTTACAGTTGGCATCTCGTTGACCCCGACGCGGTTCCCGACACCGAGCCGGGCTGGAGCGAATCGATTCGCGAGCGTCTCGGGCTCGAACTCCACGCGCCCGCGCTGTCCATCGAGGAAATCGCGGCCCTCTTCGCGCAGGACTGGACGCGCGGTCCGGACATCCGCAATCTGCTGCACGAGGGTGCTATCCAGCGCGATGCGGCAGCGCAGGGCACAGAGGTCATCCTGTCGGGCTGGGGAGGTGACGAAGGCGCATCCTTCAACGGCCGCGGCTATCATCCATGGCTTTTCGCGACCGGCCGCTGGCGCACGCTTTACCGCGACCGCGGCGCGCCGGGGATCAAGGCCGGGCTGCGGACCATCTATCACGCCGGCCGCCGTTTGATTCGCGAATTCCGGCCAGAATTGCCGCTGCGCTGGCGCGCGCGGGCGGGCAAGAGTCTCATTGATCGGGGCTTCCTGCGCCAGACCCGGTTGCTTCCCATCCCGCGCCTGCGCGAATTCGGGGTGCGCCGGACGCAGCATGATCTGCTCCGCTACAGCTCAACCACGGCACGGCTTGAAGACTGGGCGATCAGCGGTGCAGCACATGGCATCGACTATCGCTTCCCGCTGCTCGACCGCCGCCTGCTCGAATTTCTCTACACGCTTCCCCCGCGCATGTTCCGCCGCGGTCCGATGCGGCGGTGGCTGATCCGCCAAGCCAGCGAAGGGCTTCTCCCCGACCTCGTTCGCCTCAACAACAGCAAGAAGGAGCCGCTGCGCGTCGCATGGATCGAAAAGGCGATGGGCGAAGCGATCGCGCGCATCGCCGACCGCCTCGACGCGGCGCCAACGCCGCCGACGCGCGCACGATACATCGACATGGAGGCACTCCGCGCCCGCCTCGCCGACACGCGCCGCACCGGTACGAACCGCGATGCGGCGCTACGTATCGCGATCCAGTTTCTCGACATCCCCACCGACCCGGCCGCACCGAAGCCATGA
- a CDS encoding PqqD family peptide modification chaperone: MMAAIAGNTLITRNPSVLFNDFDDGLMMMDIDSGNYFDIDSVGGRIWALLESPATLDQICEALLAEYSVDSNACRDETGTFIAELADKGLVTLQ; the protein is encoded by the coding sequence ATGATGGCCGCAATCGCTGGCAATACTTTGATCACACGCAATCCGTCGGTCCTGTTCAACGATTTCGACGACGGGCTGATGATGATGGACATCGATAGCGGCAATTATTTCGACATCGATTCGGTGGGCGGCCGGATCTGGGCCCTGCTCGAATCGCCGGCCACGCTCGACCAGATATGCGAAGCGCTGCTCGCCGAATACTCGGTCGATTCAAACGCCTGTCGCGATGAAACGGGGACGTTCATTGCCGAACTCGCGGACAAGGGACTGGTTACGCTTCAATAA
- a CDS encoding sulfotransferase domain-containing protein, translated as MTGSIVWLASYPKSGNTWLRVMLTHLLHTPGENFSLNALDGGIEGGDRHTLDDACGIASAEMTTAELIRYRAMLHRQIAAEARAPFFIKTHDQYALAPDGTALFPTDTSRAVVYIVRNPLDVALSFAHHGQKDIDATIARMSDPGAMLNAWPDRISDFLPVHLGRWNDHVASWTAQDAIPLCLLRYEDMLADPAAALTRVATAAGIDASPAAIAAAAAASSIAALQAREASEGFAEKPANMPAFFRSGRAGEGAEALTSAQIERIVADHREQMRRLDYLPDLFA; from the coding sequence ATGACCGGAAGCATCGTCTGGCTCGCATCCTACCCCAAATCTGGGAACACTTGGTTGCGCGTGATGCTTACCCACCTGCTCCATACGCCCGGCGAGAATTTCAGCCTCAACGCGCTCGACGGCGGGATCGAGGGGGGCGATCGCCACACGCTCGACGACGCCTGCGGCATTGCTTCGGCCGAAATGACGACCGCCGAACTCATTCGGTATCGCGCCATGCTCCACCGCCAGATCGCTGCAGAAGCCCGCGCGCCCTTCTTCATCAAGACGCACGACCAATATGCGCTGGCCCCCGACGGCACCGCGCTCTTCCCGACCGATACCAGCCGTGCCGTCGTGTATATCGTCCGCAACCCGCTCGACGTCGCGCTGTCCTTTGCGCACCACGGCCAGAAGGATATCGATGCGACGATCGCGCGCATGTCCGACCCGGGTGCGATGCTCAACGCGTGGCCCGACCGGATCAGCGACTTCCTGCCCGTCCATCTCGGTCGCTGGAACGACCATGTCGCAAGCTGGACCGCTCAGGACGCAATTCCGCTATGCCTGCTGCGCTACGAGGACATGCTCGCCGATCCCGCGGCGGCGTTGACGCGCGTCGCGACGGCGGCGGGGATCGACGCGTCGCCCGCCGCGATCGCCGCTGCAGCGGCGGCGAGCAGCATCGCGGCGCTACAGGCGCGCGAAGCTTCCGAGGGGTTTGCCGAGAAGCCCGCCAACATGCCTGCCTTCTTTCGCAGCGGCCGCGCCGGCGAAGGAGCCGAAGCGCTGACGTCGGCACAGATTGAACGCATCGTCGCCGATCATCGCGAACAGATGCGCCGCCTCGATTATCTTCCCGACCTGTTCGCTTGA
- a CDS encoding aspartyl/asparaginyl beta-hydroxylase domain-containing protein — translation MAVIVTKPTTVRDLGPVDASALRDRVVAVGERAWAGEDALKENDFEVFHHTRHIVFRFTPGNRDPEDSYDNPAWHVWRPLLQPVMDAAVAPYGFVDPAFPKAMLARLEAGQIIDLHRDGAGSNLRTHKIHVPLVTNPGAFFLCGPNRHHLASGHAWEVNNIAPHGGVNEGDADRIHFIFEVFDRAATRDAPGAAPAT, via the coding sequence ATGGCCGTCATCGTCACCAAACCTACGACCGTGCGCGACCTCGGGCCGGTCGATGCGTCGGCGCTCCGCGACCGCGTGGTCGCGGTCGGTGAGCGCGCCTGGGCGGGCGAGGATGCCCTCAAGGAAAATGATTTCGAGGTCTTCCACCACACGCGCCACATCGTCTTCCGCTTCACCCCGGGCAACCGCGACCCCGAGGACAGCTACGACAACCCCGCCTGGCACGTCTGGCGCCCGTTGCTGCAACCGGTGATGGATGCTGCGGTCGCCCCCTATGGCTTTGTCGATCCCGCCTTCCCGAAAGCGATGCTCGCGCGGCTCGAAGCAGGGCAAATCATTGATCTTCACCGCGACGGCGCCGGATCGAATCTACGCACGCACAAGATCCATGTGCCGCTCGTCACCAACCCCGGCGCTTTCTTCCTCTGCGGACCCAATCGCCATCACCTCGCCTCGGGTCATGCATGGGAAGTCAATAATATCGCGCCGCACGGCGGGGTGAACGAAGGCGACGCCGACCGCATCCATTTCATCTTCGAAGTCTTCGATCGCGCCGCGACCCGGGACGCCCCCGGCGCGGCCCCCGCGACATGA
- a CDS encoding cupin domain-containing protein: MADEEHARKGPGDAVPSLADLVAPLDAGTFLDEYWNRGFRAWPGRPEQFAGLIGWDEINHVLTTQRLEPPRIQLVRGGKKVEAGAFVHATGSNRRLDAGAVTAQLAQGATLVLSFVDEMIARVGDLADGIGRDLGVRCNVNLYAGWRADHGFDLHWDHHDVFILQVAGRKHWRVQRPTRDRPARGETVPPPAADDVPVHDEILEEGGLLYIPRGWWHVATPVEEPSLHLTLALTPPTGQDYLRWLTGKAASLPLFRADWPVAGGASATDAHWRALGAALADLHAACPPEQFLAEQEASRAARPVFTLPDFAAGRMVRLSDGSRLRLASARALVPEHDAVSSESGIEANGRFFACGAEAGAVLGRLTSAGDTPFAALAEGLDPAVRAEVEQLLIRLVAAGAVFVDLGSPP, encoded by the coding sequence ATGGCGGACGAAGAGCACGCGCGGAAGGGTCCCGGCGACGCGGTGCCGTCGCTCGCCGACCTCGTCGCGCCGCTCGACGCTGGCACCTTTCTGGACGAATATTGGAACCGTGGCTTTCGCGCCTGGCCCGGCCGGCCGGAACAATTCGCGGGCCTGATCGGCTGGGACGAGATCAACCATGTGCTGACGACGCAGCGGCTCGAACCGCCGCGCATCCAGCTCGTTCGCGGCGGCAAGAAGGTCGAGGCTGGGGCGTTCGTGCATGCGACGGGGAGCAACCGACGGCTCGACGCGGGGGCGGTGACGGCGCAACTGGCGCAGGGCGCCACGCTGGTGCTGAGCTTCGTCGACGAGATGATTGCACGGGTAGGCGATCTGGCCGACGGGATCGGCCGCGACCTCGGCGTGCGTTGCAACGTCAACCTCTATGCCGGATGGCGCGCCGACCACGGGTTCGACCTGCACTGGGACCATCACGACGTGTTCATCCTGCAGGTTGCGGGCCGCAAGCACTGGCGCGTCCAGCGGCCGACGCGCGACAGGCCCGCGCGCGGCGAGACGGTGCCCCCGCCGGCGGCGGACGATGTTCCGGTCCATGACGAAATCCTCGAGGAAGGCGGCCTCCTCTATATCCCGCGCGGCTGGTGGCACGTCGCGACCCCGGTCGAGGAACCGAGCCTGCACCTGACGCTGGCGCTGACGCCGCCGACGGGGCAGGATTATCTGCGCTGGCTGACGGGCAAGGCGGCAAGCCTGCCGCTGTTTCGCGCCGACTGGCCGGTGGCGGGCGGGGCGAGTGCGACCGACGCGCACTGGCGCGCGCTGGGCGCGGCGCTGGCCGATTTGCACGCGGCCTGTCCCCCGGAGCAATTCCTTGCCGAGCAGGAAGCGTCGCGCGCCGCGCGACCGGTGTTCACCCTGCCCGATTTCGCGGCGGGGCGGATGGTGCGGCTGTCGGACGGCAGCCGCCTGCGGCTCGCGAGCGCGCGGGCGCTGGTGCCTGAACACGACGCGGTGAGCAGCGAGAGCGGGATTGAGGCGAACGGCCGTTTCTTTGCCTGCGGCGCCGAGGCGGGCGCCGTGCTCGGCCGGTTGACGAGCGCCGGCGATACGCCGTTCGCGGCGCTGGCCGAGGGGCTCGACCCGGCCGTGCGCGCCGAGGTCGAGCAATTGCTGATCCGGCTGGTCGCGGCGGGCGCGGTTTTCGTCGACCTCGGCTCGCCGCCATGA
- a CDS encoding lasso peptide biosynthesis B2 protein has protein sequence MSRLGLARRKLASAWRLGGPRVLLVAEAGVLLLAARIAVAMLPFRRVARWLGQPVAPSALPPVPSRSGPDDAATRVGWAVRFAAGRLPVEAVCLPQAMAARAMLRRRGIASTVHLGVMRDHGAALAIDPDAPPAHAWLDASGQRITGYPVDPALVEVAAFV, from the coding sequence ATGAGCCGCCTTGGCCTGGCCCGGCGCAAGCTGGCGAGCGCGTGGCGGCTCGGCGGACCGCGCGTACTGCTGGTCGCCGAAGCGGGGGTGCTGTTGCTGGCGGCGCGGATCGCGGTGGCGATGCTGCCCTTTCGCCGCGTCGCGCGCTGGCTGGGACAGCCCGTCGCACCGTCGGCGCTGCCGCCGGTGCCGTCACGTTCGGGCCCGGACGACGCCGCGACGCGGGTCGGCTGGGCGGTGCGCTTCGCCGCCGGACGCTTGCCGGTCGAGGCGGTATGCCTGCCGCAAGCGATGGCGGCGCGCGCGATGCTGCGACGGCGGGGCATCGCGTCGACGGTGCATCTGGGCGTGATGCGCGACCATGGGGCCGCGCTGGCGATCGATCCCGACGCGCCGCCGGCGCATGCGTGGCTCGATGCGTCGGGGCAGCGGATCACCGGCTATCCGGTCGACCCCGCGCTGGTCGAGGTGGCGGCTTTTGTCTGA